The Pseudoalteromonas sp. N1230-9 genome segment GATACGCCAGTTTGGAATAAAGCGAAATGGTTCTAGCAGTTGCGCAGCATCGTTATGCCAATGGTCAACTGCTTGCACTAAGAGTGTTGAATGTTGCTCTGTCAGTAAGCTAAAGTCTTCAAACGGGCCATGATATGCTTGCCAATCATCTGAGTGATTGGTCACAATACGTGATTCAATGCTTTCTTCCATTGCTAGACCGGCTAATTCTTCGGGCTCTATAGGATCAGCAAAATCTTTGAAGCCTTGTTTAATAAGTAATGGTTTTTTCTGCCAATACTCAGCTAAAAATTGCTCTTGGGTTAATGAATTGATGGTTAATTGATACATAACATGACCTAAGCGAATTGATATAAAAAAAGCGAAAGGAAGGCCTTTCGCTTTTTTAAGTCTTAATTTGAATTTAAGCTAAGTTGTCGATGAACTCAACAGCACGACCAATGTAATTAGCCGGTGTTAATTTTTTCATTTCTACTTTTGCTTCTTCAGGTAACTCAAGACCATCGATGAAATCAGCCATGATTTCTTGGTTTACGCGCTTACCACGAGTAAGGTCTTTAAGTTTTTCATATGGCTTTTCGATACCATATTTACGCATAACCGTTTGGATTGGCTCTGCTAGTAATTCCCAGTTTTGGTCTAGCTCTGCTAATAAACGCTCTTCGTTTACTTCAAGCTTGCTAACACCTTTTAATGTCGCTTGGTAAGCGATAAGTGTGTAACCCATACCAACACCCAGATTACGTAACACTGTTGAGTCAGTTAAGTCACGTTGCCAGCGAGATACCGGTAGTTTTTGTGCAAGGTGAGTAAAGATAGCGTTAGCAATACCTAAGTTGCCTTCAGAGTTTTCAAAATCAATCGGGTTTACTTTGTGAGGCATAGTTGAAGAACCAATCTCACCTGCGATTGTTTTTTGTTTGAAGTGGTTAAGTGCAATGTAGCCCCAAACGTCACGGTCAAAATCAAGTAATACAGTGTTGAAACGTGCAACTGCATCGAATAACTCAGCAATGTAATCGTGCGGCTCGATTTGTGTGGTGAATGGGTTAAATGTTAAACCTAGGCTCGTTACGAACTGCTCAGCATGGCTGTGCCAATCGTAATCTGGGTATGCACTTAGGTGAGCGTTGTAGTTACCTACAGCGCCGTTGATTTTACCTAACATTTCTACGTTAGCAATTTGGTCACGTTGACGCTTTAAGCGCATGTATACGTTCGCAAATTCTTTACCCATTGTAGAAGGGGTAGCTGGTTGACCGTGGGTACGCGTCATCATCGCTACTGATTTGTACTCAACCGCTTTTTCTTTTAATGCATTTAGAAGTTGGTCACAGTATGGAAGTAATACTTTGTCACGCGCTACTGTCAGCATTAAACCGTGAGACAGGTTATTGATGTCTTCTGAAGTACATGCAAAGTGAATGAATTCGTTTACTGCGTTAAGCTCTGCGTTGTCTGCTACTTTTTCTTTAAGTAGGTATTCAACCGCTTTTACGTCATGGTTCGTTGTGCGCTCGATTTCTTTAACGCGTGCTGCATCAGCTTCGCTAAAGTTATCAACAATGGCATTAAGTAAAGCATTAGCCTCGTCGCTAAATGCCGGTACTTCTTTGATTGCGCTAGCTGCAGATAAAGCTTGTAACCAACGAACTTCAACAGTTACACGGTATTTGATTAAACCAAATTCGCTGAAAATGCTGCGTAGTTCCGTGGTCTTGCTGCCGTAGCGACCATCTACCGGAGAGATAGCGGTTAACGCTGAAAGCTCCATAATGACTCCTAAATTGTCTAGTTTGAACGATAATTAAATATACTGTTTAGCAATAGCGAGAATTTTTCTCTTCGAAAAGAAAAAGTGACGGCGTTTACCGCCCATTTGTCGCCATAACACGGCACTACGAATTCCGGCCAATAATAGGGCGCGGATTTTGTTTTGCGTGAGTTGCTGTTTTAATAACTCTGGCTTGCCGTATACTTGAATACGATGCCCAAGGGGGCTTAGCACCGATGAGTAAATATCGGCAAGCGCTGCGACCACAGTATCATCTGTGATAGCAAAATGGTCGAGGCGACGCTTAACATCATCAATGCGACGACCTAATTCATTTAAACTGTTTTGTTTTGCACTTAATGCGCGCTCTAACTGCATTAAGCCACCCACATATTTTACGATTTCAACGTCTTTGTCAGAGCCTGCTGAAAGCTGGGCGATTAAGACACGGTAACCGTCACGTAAATTATGTTTACCCTGATATACATCTTCAGGGCTATTAGGTGATGTCTCGACAATACAGTTTAGTAATTTTTCTAATTCGTGATCACTGCCTTGGCCATATTGCGCAACTTTTTGTACTTGTTTGGCAACTTGGCACATGGCGGCTAAAGCCATGACTTGGTGTTCTGTCATTATTTGATCACCGAATCAATAATACCACCACCTAAACAGACTTCGTCAGCATAGAATACGGCTGATTGACCTGGTGTAACTGCTTTTTGTGGCTCATCAAATAATACGCGTGCCATACCATCTTCACCAACGAGTAAAGTACAGCTGATGTCTTCTTGGCGATAGCGGGTTTTAACAGTACAGCGTGTGGTACCTTTGGGGCCTTCGCGATCAACCCAGTGAAGTTGATTTGCATTTAAGCCATTACTGTATAGGCGAGGGTGGTCTTTACCTTGACCAACCACTAATACGTTACGGTCAACGTCTTTATCAACCACATACCAAGGTTCACCTGAACCTTCTTTCATGCCACCAATTAATAAACCTTTACGTTGACCAAGGGTGTGGTACATCAAGCCTTCGTGATCACCTACTTCGTTGCCATCGGTATCTTCAATTTTACCTGGCTGTGCTGGTAAGAATTTTTGTAAGAAGTCTTTAAACTTACGCTCACCGATAAAGCAAATACCGGTACTGTCTTTTTTATCATGCGTAATTAAGTCTTGTTCTTCAGCTATGCGGCGAACTTCAGGCTTAGCAATATCGCCAACAGGGAACAGTGTTTGCGCAATATGCTCATGGCTTAGAGTGTATAAGAAATAGCTTTGATCTTTGTTGTCATCAAGGCCACGACACATTACAAATTTATCATCGCGTTTTTCGCGGCGTACATAGTGGCCTGTGGCAATGTAATCAGCACCCAAAGCCTCTGCTGCAAATTCTAAAAATGCTTTGAATTTGATTTCTTTATTACACATGATGTCTGGGTTTGGCGTACGGCCTGCCTTGTACTCAGCTAAAAAGTACTCAAACACATTGTCCCAGTATTCGGCTGCAAAATTTACAGTGTGAAGCTCAATATCGAGCTTGTCGCACACAGCTTGTGCGTCTTTAAGGTCTTCAGCTGCAGCGCAATATTCATCATTATCGTCTTCTTCCCAGTTTTTCATGAACAGGCCTTCAACTTGATAGCCTTGTTGCTTTAATAA includes the following:
- the hflD gene encoding high frequency lysogenization protein HflD, with the translated sequence MTEHQVMALAAMCQVAKQVQKVAQYGQGSDHELEKLLNCIVETSPNSPEDVYQGKHNLRDGYRVLIAQLSAGSDKDVEIVKYVGGLMQLERALSAKQNSLNELGRRIDDVKRRLDHFAITDDTVVAALADIYSSVLSPLGHRIQVYGKPELLKQQLTQNKIRALLLAGIRSAVLWRQMGGKRRHFFFSKRKILAIAKQYI
- the mnmA gene encoding tRNA 2-thiouridine(34) synthase MnmA, translating into MSENSHIKVIVGMSGGVDSSVSAYLLKQQGYQVEGLFMKNWEEDDNDEYCAAAEDLKDAQAVCDKLDIELHTVNFAAEYWDNVFEYFLAEYKAGRTPNPDIMCNKEIKFKAFLEFAAEALGADYIATGHYVRREKRDDKFVMCRGLDDNKDQSYFLYTLSHEHIAQTLFPVGDIAKPEVRRIAEEQDLITHDKKDSTGICFIGERKFKDFLQKFLPAQPGKIEDTDGNEVGDHEGLMYHTLGQRKGLLIGGMKEGSGEPWYVVDKDVDRNVLVVGQGKDHPRLYSNGLNANQLHWVDREGPKGTTRCTVKTRYRQEDISCTLLVGEDGMARVLFDEPQKAVTPGQSAVFYADEVCLGGGIIDSVIK
- the purB gene encoding adenylosuccinate lyase produces the protein MELSALTAISPVDGRYGSKTTELRSIFSEFGLIKYRVTVEVRWLQALSAASAIKEVPAFSDEANALLNAIVDNFSEADAARVKEIERTTNHDVKAVEYLLKEKVADNAELNAVNEFIHFACTSEDINNLSHGLMLTVARDKVLLPYCDQLLNALKEKAVEYKSVAMMTRTHGQPATPSTMGKEFANVYMRLKRQRDQIANVEMLGKINGAVGNYNAHLSAYPDYDWHSHAEQFVTSLGLTFNPFTTQIEPHDYIAELFDAVARFNTVLLDFDRDVWGYIALNHFKQKTIAGEIGSSTMPHKVNPIDFENSEGNLGIANAIFTHLAQKLPVSRWQRDLTDSTVLRNLGVGMGYTLIAYQATLKGVSKLEVNEERLLAELDQNWELLAEPIQTVMRKYGIEKPYEKLKDLTRGKRVNQEIMADFIDGLELPEEAKVEMKKLTPANYIGRAVEFIDNLA